One part of the Synergistaceae bacterium genome encodes these proteins:
- a CDS encoding LysR family transcriptional regulator — protein MNVTRTAERLNISQQALSGHIRRLEEEYDVLLFDRRPSFRLTDAGKQLVFYGKQIMEAEASIRSAFSDISENAKATLNFGISRLRSNVFFPLIWSLFKPSHPNISIELVDGKSSYLDELLMDGKIDLYVGIDVPNSLNQHKTLLATENLHCCFSEHLIKTFYPDDYDEVLGSFAGGVDIMRIIHMPVITLRQGNRLREALDRFLAHRKKPYYILECDEQGLIYDTAKTGLGIGLLSPITLYQHRNDVFPDGEKFYTFPLVNNIDINETYLVYRSDYELPHYVKDFIASTEKVFKNYADSITRNYSGRK, from the coding sequence ATGAATGTTACACGCACAGCAGAACGCCTCAACATCAGCCAGCAGGCATTGAGCGGACACATCAGGAGGCTCGAAGAGGAATACGATGTGCTGTTGTTCGACAGGAGGCCTTCATTCCGGCTGACTGATGCGGGGAAACAGTTAGTGTTCTACGGAAAGCAGATTATGGAGGCGGAGGCATCTATACGTTCGGCGTTCTCCGACATCAGCGAGAATGCGAAGGCTACCCTGAACTTCGGCATATCGCGCCTGCGCAGTAATGTATTCTTCCCGCTGATATGGAGTCTCTTCAAGCCCTCGCACCCTAATATCTCGATTGAACTTGTTGACGGCAAAAGCAGTTACCTTGACGAGCTGCTGATGGACGGCAAAATAGATTTGTATGTGGGCATCGATGTCCCCAACAGCCTCAACCAGCACAAGACTCTTCTAGCCACAGAGAACCTTCACTGCTGCTTCTCGGAACATCTCATCAAAACTTTCTACCCGGATGATTATGATGAAGTGCTCGGCTCGTTTGCGGGAGGAGTGGACATCATGAGGATAATTCACATGCCTGTGATAACCTTGAGGCAGGGCAACCGTCTGCGCGAAGCTCTGGACCGTTTCCTTGCGCACAGAAAGAAGCCGTACTACATTCTTGAGTGCGACGAGCAGGGATTAATCTACGACACGGCCAAGACCGGCTTGGGCATCGGGCTTCTCTCGCCGATAACGTTATACCAGCACCGCAACGACGTATTTCCTGACGGGGAAAAGTTCTACACGTTCCCTCTGGTCAACAACATCGACATCAACGAGACGTATTTAGTGTACCGTTCGGACTATGAGCTTCCGCACTACGTAAAGGATTTTATCGCCAGCACGGAAAAGGTGTTCAAGAACTACGCGGACTCAATAACAAGGAACTATTCAGGCCGCAAATAG
- a CDS encoding 4-hydroxy-2-oxovalerate aldolase, which yields MSVTLMDCTLRDGANIVGKGFDAEITDMVLDGLTSCGVPVIEFGNAGGIGAYEVAGFTQALPDGEYLDIAQKYTGRGSALGMFLNAKRYREQNVALAKERGLSFLRVGADAGELEISVAPIKCVKKYGLKAFYSLMKAYILSADELAEEGKALEDAGLDQITIMDSAGTMFPDQVAEYTEKLVKAVSIPVAFHCHNNLGLSSANAIAAWRSGATILDCGLMGMARSAGNLATEVCVGMMQRYGEMKNIDLYKMLDFIEQRLMPAMEKHNYHNSITPLDLTLGISGCHSSFVKTFKAVAQEKGVNLFRLIVEVSAQNRKNPSEALIREVAERLA from the coding sequence ATGAGCGTTACCCTAATGGACTGCACTCTTAGGGACGGAGCGAACATCGTCGGAAAAGGTTTCGACGCGGAAATAACTGATATGGTTCTCGACGGACTGACATCCTGCGGTGTTCCTGTTATCGAGTTCGGAAATGCCGGAGGAATAGGAGCGTACGAGGTTGCGGGGTTCACGCAGGCACTCCCTGACGGCGAGTATCTGGACATTGCGCAGAAGTACACAGGTCGCGGGTCAGCACTCGGTATGTTCCTCAACGCCAAACGTTACCGTGAACAGAACGTGGCACTTGCGAAGGAGCGCGGGCTGTCGTTCCTCAGAGTCGGCGCGGACGCAGGAGAGCTCGAAATCTCGGTTGCTCCCATCAAGTGCGTGAAGAAGTACGGCCTCAAAGCGTTTTACTCTCTCATGAAGGCATACATTCTCAGTGCTGACGAACTAGCCGAAGAGGGCAAGGCTTTAGAGGATGCCGGGCTTGACCAGATTACTATCATGGACTCTGCGGGTACGATGTTCCCTGACCAGGTCGCCGAGTACACAGAAAAGCTCGTGAAGGCCGTGTCAATACCCGTAGCCTTCCACTGCCACAATAATCTTGGTCTCTCATCTGCGAATGCTATAGCGGCATGGAGGAGCGGCGCAACGATTCTAGACTGTGGGCTTATGGGAATGGCGAGGAGTGCCGGAAACCTCGCTACAGAAGTCTGTGTGGGAATGATGCAGCGTTACGGCGAGATGAAGAACATTGACCTGTACAAGATGCTTGACTTCATCGAACAGCGTTTGATGCCCGCAATGGAGAAGCACAATTACCACAACTCAATCACTCCGCTTGACCTGACGCTGGGGATTTCTGGGTGTCATTCAAGTTTCGTCAAGACGTTCAAGGCCGTAGCGCAGGAAAAAGGCGTAAACCTGTTCCGCCTCATCGTCGAGGTCTCCGCACAGAACCGCAAGAACCCTTCAGAGGCACTTATCCGCGAAGTCGCAGAAAGGTTAGCATGA
- a CDS encoding 2-hydroxyacid dehydrogenase, which produces MMEKLKVTLAGKYPAHTFEKLCETLPADRFSLVAVNTQEAYEAMTDAEIMILRIFRAPREIIERNKNLKMILRWGAGFDSVDIEAAGEHGVIVTNTPGANAGAVSELAVLLMLAAGRKLLCHEDSLRRGEWSKNTFINNSYTLNNKVVGIIGAGNIGRQVARKVQAFGATTQYYDPYRLKPEMERDFALSFCPLEEVLRTSDIITLHVPLTDENRHMINAEVISGMKDGAIIINTARGGLIDDHALCEAVKSGKLSGAGLDGVEKEPLEPDDELLSTPNIIVTPHVGGGTADIGDVIIPMLAADINDFAEGKNVRHVVNSQYLK; this is translated from the coding sequence ATGATGGAGAAGCTGAAGGTTACTCTTGCAGGGAAGTACCCCGCTCACACGTTCGAGAAGCTGTGTGAAACTCTGCCGGCCGACAGATTTTCTCTCGTAGCGGTCAACACTCAGGAAGCGTACGAGGCAATGACTGACGCGGAGATAATGATACTGCGAATCTTCAGAGCCCCGCGCGAAATAATAGAGCGCAACAAGAACCTGAAAATGATTCTGCGGTGGGGTGCAGGGTTCGACTCTGTGGACATTGAGGCGGCAGGAGAACATGGAGTCATCGTAACCAACACTCCCGGTGCTAATGCCGGTGCTGTGTCGGAACTTGCCGTGCTCCTGATGCTTGCGGCCGGAAGAAAGCTCCTGTGCCACGAGGACAGCCTGAGGCGCGGAGAGTGGAGCAAAAACACATTCATCAACAACTCTTACACCCTGAACAATAAGGTTGTCGGGATAATCGGTGCGGGCAACATCGGCCGTCAGGTTGCGCGGAAAGTTCAGGCCTTCGGAGCAACAACGCAGTACTACGACCCTTACCGTCTCAAGCCCGAAATGGAGAGAGACTTTGCGCTCTCGTTCTGTCCTCTTGAGGAAGTACTGAGGACTTCGGACATCATTACCCTTCATGTTCCTCTTACCGACGAGAACCGCCACATGATAAACGCGGAAGTAATCTCCGGCATGAAGGACGGAGCAATCATCATCAACACAGCGCGCGGCGGGCTGATTGACGACCACGCACTTTGCGAGGCAGTGAAGAGCGGAAAACTCTCCGGCGCAGGACTCGACGGCGTAGAGAAAGAACCGTTAGAGCCTGATGATGAGCTGCTCAGCACACCGAACATAATCGTTACTCCTCATGTAGGGGGCGGAACAGCAGATATAGGCGACGTGATTA